A window from Flavobacteriales bacterium encodes these proteins:
- a CDS encoding SDR family oxidoreductase — MPRVLITGAAGFLGSHLCDRFLAEGYRVAAMDNLITGDLRIIEHLMHRDDFEFYHHDVSKFVHVSGDLDYILHFASPASPIDYLKIPIQTLKMGSLGIYHLLGLAKEKNARLLIASTSEVYGDPLVHPQREDYWGNVNPVGPRGVYDEAKRFQEAITMAYHTFHGLETRIVRIFNTYGPRMRLNDGRVLPAFIGQVLRGGDLTVFGDGSQTRSFCYVDDLVEGIYRLLLSDCSDPVNIGNPDEITILEFAEEIIKLTGTDQKIVFKDLPTDDPKVRQPDISKAREILGWEPKVSREEGLKITYEYFKSLPKERLNETAHYNFDKYIKR; from the coding sequence ATGCCCAGAGTACTGATTACGGGAGCCGCAGGTTTCTTGGGAAGTCATTTATGCGATAGATTCCTTGCCGAAGGTTATCGAGTTGCGGCTATGGATAACTTGATCACCGGTGATTTGCGAATCATCGAGCATTTAATGCATCGCGATGATTTCGAGTTCTACCATCATGACGTGAGTAAATTCGTTCACGTAAGTGGAGATTTGGATTACATTCTTCACTTCGCTTCGCCGGCAAGTCCTATCGACTACTTAAAGATCCCGATCCAAACGTTAAAAATGGGGTCACTGGGTATCTATCATTTACTCGGGCTAGCTAAAGAAAAGAATGCACGGCTGCTCATCGCTTCTACTTCTGAGGTTTACGGTGACCCTTTGGTACACCCGCAACGCGAAGACTATTGGGGGAATGTGAATCCGGTTGGGCCACGTGGAGTGTACGACGAGGCCAAGCGTTTTCAGGAAGCCATTACCATGGCTTACCACACCTTCCACGGCTTAGAAACCCGTATCGTGCGAATCTTCAATACCTATGGACCTCGAATGCGATTGAATGATGGTCGGGTATTGCCCGCATTCATTGGACAAGTGCTCCGAGGAGGAGATTTGACCGTGTTTGGAGATGGCTCACAAACGAGGAGTTTTTGTTATGTAGATGACCTCGTTGAGGGGATCTACCGCTTATTACTCAGCGACTGTTCCGATCCGGTCAATATTGGCAACCCCGATGAGATCACCATATTGGAGTTTGCCGAAGAGATCATAAAGCTCACGGGAACGGACCAAAAGATCGTATTCAAAGATCTTCCGACAGACGACCCCAAAGTTCGTCAACCCGATATCTCCAAGGCTCGAGAGATCCTCGGATGGGAGCCTAAAGTAAGTCGCGAAGAAGGATTGAAGATCACCTATGAATACTTCAAGAGCCTGCCGAAGGAGCGATTGAATGAAACGGCTCACTACAATTTCGATAAGTACATAAAACGCTGA